From Orcinus orca chromosome 3, mOrcOrc1.1, whole genome shotgun sequence, a single genomic window includes:
- the CAMSAP3 gene encoding calmodulin-regulated spectrin-associated protein 3 isoform X3, with amino-acid sequence MVEAAPPGPGPLRRTFLVPEIKSLDQYDFSRAKAAASLAWVLRAAFGGAEHVPSELWEPFYTDQYAQEHVKPPVTRLLLSAELYCRAWRQALPQLETPPSPSALLALLARRGMVPALPERPVQEADLRHQPILMGAHLAVIDALMVAFAFEWTKTLPGPLALASLEHKLLFWVDTTIRRLQEKTEQEAAQRASPAAPADGVAPAQASCPTRWYWKLVPIRYRKDRAVARRAPCFPTVTSLQDLASGAALAATIHCYCPQLLRLEEVCLKDPMSVADSLYNLQLVQDFCASHLPRGCPLSLEDLLYVPPPLKINLMVLLAELFMCFEVLKPDFVQVKDLPDGHAASHRATEAPPPQNNSGSSSPVFNFRHPLLSSGGPQSPLRGSTGSLKSSPSMSHVEALGKAWNRQLSRPLSQAVSFSTPFGLDSDVDVVMGDPVLLRSVSSDSLGPPRSVPARTPTQPAPETGDLPTIEEALQIIHSAEPRLLPDGAADGSFYLHSPEGSSKLPLASPYPPDGPTKAPTYSPHPEGLSKPSPCPVGEVSKPPALSEGSPKAAASSPVASNSEVKMTSFAERKKQLVKAEAEAGSPAATPVAPEALSSEMSELGARLEEKRRAIEAQKRRIEAIFAKHRQRLGKSAFLQVQPREAGGEAEVEPGLAPGGERPAGEGQGEPSPRPKAVTFSPELGPEPPEGLGDYNRAVSKLSAALSSLQRDMQRLTDQQQRLLAPQEPSGPAPPPAAWVIPGPTTGPKAASPSPARRAPAARRSPGPGPSPTPRSPKHARPAELRLAPLTRVLTPPHDVDSLPHLRKFSPSQVPMQTRSSILLAEGPPPEEPAARPALVEIPLSSLEDPTAEDDGDGSPPGAEDSLEEEASSEGEPRTGLGFFYKDEDKPEDEMAQKRASLLERQQRRVEDARRRKQWQEAEKEQRREEAARLAQEEAAPGPPAPAAPVAPASTAAPATRAPAEEEVGPRRGEFTRLEYERRAQLKLMDDLDKVLRPRAMGSGGPGRGGRRAPRPRSGCCDDSALARSTARGLLGSRLSKVYSQSTLSLSTVANEAPNNLGVKRPTSRAPSPSSLMSPSRLPGSREREWENGSNASSPASVPEYTGPRLYKEPSAKSNKFIIHNALSHCCLAGKVNEPQKNRILEEIEKSKANHFLILFRDSSCQFRALYTLSGETEELSRLTGYGPRTVTPAMVEGIYKYNSDRKRFTQIPAKTMSMSVDAFTIQGHLWQSKKPTTPKKGSSTPK; translated from the exons atgGTGGAGGCGGCGCCCCCCGGGCCCGGGCCGCTGCGGAGGACCTTCCTTGTGCCCGAGATCAAATCGCTGGACCAGTACGATTTCTCGCGGGCCAAGGCGGCGGCCAGCCTGGCGTGGGTGCTGCGGGCCGCGTTCGGGGGCGCAG AGCATGTGCCCTCGGAGCTGTGGGAGCCCTTCTACACCGACCAGTATGCACAGGAGCACGTGAAGCCCCCGGTGACGCGGCTGCTGCTCTCGGCTGAGCTCTACTGCCGGGCCTGGCGCCAGGCGCTGCCGCAGCTCGAGACgccccccagcccctctgcgCTACTGGCCCTGCTGGCGCGGAGGGGCATGGTGCCCGCGCTGCCCGAGCGCCCGGTGCAGGAGGCCGACCTGAGGCACCAGCCTATCCTCATG GGAGCCCACCTAGCTGTCATTGATGCCCTCATGGTTGCCTTCGCCTTTGAGTGGACAAAGACACTGCCTGGTCCCTTGGCCCTGGCCAGCTTGGAGCACAAGCTCCTTTTCTGGGTGGACACG aCCATCCGGCGGCTGCAGGAGAAGACAGAGCAGGAAGCTGCCCAGAGGGCATCTCCCGCGGCCCCTGCCGATGGCGTGGCCCCAGCGCAGGCTTCG TGTCCCACACGCTGGTACTGGAAGCTGGTTCCT ATCCGATATCGCAAGGACCGCGCCGTGGCCCGACGCGCCCCCTGCTTTCCGACCGTGACCAGCCTCCAGGACCTGGCAAGTGGGGCTGCGCTGGCCGCCACGATCCACTGCTACTGTCCCCAGCTCTTGCGACTCGAGG AGGTGTGCCTCAAGGACCCCATGTCTGTGGCGGACAGCCTGTACAACCTCCAGCTGGTGCAGGATTTCTGCGCCTCCCACCTTCCTCGGGGCTGCCCGCTCTCTCTCGAGGACCTGCTTTATGTCCCACCGCCCCTCAAG ATCAACCTGATGGTGCTGCTAGCGGAGTTGTTCATGTGCTTCGAGGTGCTGAAACCCGACTTCGTGCAGGTCAAGGATCTGCCTGATGGTCACG CTGCCTCCCACAGGGCCACGGAGGCCCCCCCACCTCAGAACAACAGCGGCAGCAG TTCTCCTGTCTTCAACTTCCGCCATCCACTCCTGTCATCTGGCGGCCCCCAGTCCCCACTCCGAGGATCCACAG GCTCGCTGAAGTCCTCCCCGTCCATGTCCCACGTGGAGGCCCTCGGCAAAGCCTGGAACCGTCAGCTCAG CCGTCCCCTTTCCCAGGCCGTGTCGTTCAGCACTCCCTTTGGCCTGGACAGCGACGTGGATGTTGTCATGGGAGACCCCGTCCTACTCCGCTCCGTCAGCTCAGACAGCCTGGGTCCCCCGCGCTCTGTGCCAGCCCGGACCCCCACCCAACCAGCCCCGGAGACTGGCGACCTGCCTACCATCGAGGAGGCCCTGCAGATCATCCACAGTGCCGAGCCCCGGCTGCTCCCAGATGGGGCTGCCGACGGCAGCTTCTACCTCCACTCTCCCGAGGGGTCCTCCAAACTGCCACTGGCTTCCCCCTACCCACCCGACGGGCCCACCAAAGCACCCACCTACTCGCCCCACCCCGAGGGCCTCTCGAAACCGTCTCCCTGCCCAGTGGGGGAGGTATCGAAACCGCCAGCCCTGTCTGAGGGCTCCCCGAAGGCGGCGGCTTCATCCCCAGTGGCCAGCAACTCTGAAGTGAAGATGACCAGCTTTGCTGAACGCAAGAAGCAGCTGGTGAAGGCCGAGGCTGAGGCAGGGTCCCCGGCAGCCACCCCAGTGGCACCAGAGGCCCTGAGCTCAGAGATGAGTGAGCTTGGAGCCCGGCTAGAGGAGAAACGCCGGGCCATAGAGGCTCAGAAGCGACGGATCGAGGCCATCTTTGCCAAGCACCGCCAGCGACTGGGCAAAAGCGCATTCCTGCAGGTGCAGCCGCGGGAGGCCGGCGGGGAAGCAGAGGTGGAGCCAGGCCTGGCCCCTGGTGGGGAGCGGCCGGCAGGCGAGGGCCAGGGTGAGCCGTCGCCACGGCCAAAGGCAGTGACCTTCTCGCCGGAACTGGGCCCGGAGCCCCCCGAAGGGCTGGGGGACTATAACCGGGCTGTCAGCAAGCTGAGTGCAGCGCTGAGCTCGCTGCAACGGGACATGCAGAGGCTCACGGACCAGCAGCAGCGGCTCCTGGCCCCGCAAGAGCCCTCTGGGCCTGCCCCGCCTCCCGCAGCATGGGTCATCCCTGGTCCCACGACGGGCCCCAAAGCCGCGtcccccagccccgcccggcGTGCTCCAGCTGCCCGGCGCAGCCCCGGGCCTGGGCCCAGCCCCACACCCCGGAGCCCGAAGCACGCGCGGCCGGCGGAGCTGCGGCTAGCACCCCTGACGAGGGTGCTCACGCCTCCCCACGATGTGGACAGCCTCCCCCACCTGCGCAAGTTCTCACCGAGCCAGGTGCCCATGCAGACACGCTCCTCTATCCTTCTGGCGGAGGGGCCGCCCCCCGAGGAGCCCGCGGCCCGGCCTGCCCTCGTCGAGATCCCGCTGAGCAGCCTGGAAGACCCCACGGCTGAGGATGACGGAGATGGGAGCCCCCCTGGTGCTGAGGATTCCTTAGAAGAAGAGGCATCTTCAGAGGGAGAGCCCCGGACCGGGCTGGGATTCTTCTATAAG GATGAAGACAAGCCCGAGGACGAGATGGCCCAGAAGAGGGCCAGCCTGCTGGAGCGTCAGCAGCGGCGGGTGGAGGACGCACGGCGGCGGAAACAGTGGCAGGAGGCCGAGAAGGAGCAGCGGAGGGAGGAGGCTGCGAG GCTGGCCCAGGAGGAAGCAGCCCCCGGGCCCCCGGCCCCCGCAGCTCCTGTGGCTCCTGCCTCAACCGCAGCCCCTGCCACCCGGGCCCCAGCTGAGGAGGAGGTGGGCCCCCGGCGGGGGGAGTTCACGCGGCTCGAGTATGAACGCCGGGCCCAGCTGAAGCTGATGGATGACCTCGACAAGGTGCTGCGGCCCCGGGCGATGGGGAGCggggggccgggccggggcggTCGGAGGGCCCCCCGGCCACGCTCCGGTTGCTGTGATGACTCGGCCCTGGCGCGAAGCACAGCCCGTGGCCTGCTGG GCTCTCGGCTCAGCAAAGTCTACTCCCAGTCCACCCTGTCTCTGTCCACTGTGGCCAACGAGGCGCCCAATAACCTCGGCGTGAAGAGGCCCACGTCTCG GGCTCCATCTCCATCCAGCCTCATGTCCCCAAGCCGCCTGCCTGGCAGCCGAGAACGTGAGTGGGAGAACGGCAGCAACGCCTCCTCCCCGGCCTCAGTGCCTGAGTACACGG GTCCGCGGCTGTACAAGGAGCCGAGCGCCAAGTCCAACAAGTTCATCATCCACAACGCCCTGTCGCACTGCTGCCTGGCGGGCAAGGTGAACGAGCCGCAGAAGAACCGCATTCTTGAG GAGATCGAGAAGAGCAAGGCCAACCACTTCCTGATCCTCTTCCGCGACTCAAGCTGCCAGTTCCGGGCCCTGTACACGCTGTCCGGGGAGACGGAGGAGCTGTCGCGGCTGACAGGCTACGGCCCCCGGACGGTCACGCCCGCCATGGTGGAGGGCATCTACAAGTACAACTCGGACCGAAAGCGCTTCACCCAGATCCCCGCCAAGACCATGTCCATGAGTGTGGATGCCTTCACCATCCAGGGGCACCTCTGGCAGAGCAAGAAGCCCACCACTCCCAAGAAGGGCAGCAGCACCCCCAAATAG
- the CAMSAP3 gene encoding calmodulin-regulated spectrin-associated protein 3 isoform X2, translated as MVEAAPPGPGPLRRTFLVPEIKSLDQYDFSRAKAAASLAWVLRAAFGGAEHVPSELWEPFYTDQYAQEHVKPPVTRLLLSAELYCRAWRQALPQLETPPSPSALLALLARRGMVPALPERPVQEADLRHQPILMGAHLAVIDALMVAFAFEWTKTLPGPLALASLEHKLLFWVDTTIRRLQEKTEQEAAQRASPAAPADGVAPAQASHAIAFCLKESGSKPPMIRYRKDRAVARRAPCFPTVTSLQDLASGAALAATIHCYCPQLLRLEEVCLKDPMSVADSLYNLQLVQDFCASHLPRGCPLSLEDLLYVPPPLKINLMVLLAELFMCFEVLKPDFVQVKDLPDGHAASHRATEAPPPQNNSGSSSPVFNFRHPLLSSGGPQSPLRGSTGSLKSSPSMSHVEALGKAWNRQLSRPLSQAVSFSTPFGLDSDVDVVMGDPVLLRSVSSDSLGPPRSVPARTPTQPAPETGDLPTIEEALQIIHSAEPRLLPDGAADGSFYLHSPEGSSKLPLASPYPPDGPTKAPTYSPHPEGLSKPSPCPVGEVSKPPALSEGSPKAAASSPVASNSEVKMTSFAERKKQLVKAEAEAGSPAATPVAPEALSSEMSELGARLEEKRRAIEAQKRRIEAIFAKHRQRLGKSAFLQVQPREAGGEAEVEPGLAPGGERPAGEGQGEPSPRPKAVTFSPELGPEPPEGLGDYNRAVSKLSAALSSLQRDMQRLTDQQQRLLAPQEPSGPAPPPAAWVIPGPTTGPKAASPSPARRAPAARRSPGPGPSPTPRSPKHARPAELRLAPLTRVLTPPHDVDSLPHLRKFSPSQVPMQTRSSILLAEGPPPEEPAARPALVEIPLSSLEDPTAEDDGDGSPPGAEDSLEEEASSEGEPRTGLGFFYKDEDKPEDEMAQKRASLLERQQRRVEDARRRKQWQEAEKEQRREEAARLAQEEAAPGPPAPAAPVAPASTAAPATRAPAEEEVGPRRGEFTRLEYERRAQLKLMDDLDKVLRPRAMGSGGPGRGGRRAPRPRSGCCDDSALARSTARGLLGSRLSKVYSQSTLSLSTVANEAPNNLGVKRPTSRAPSPSSLMSPSRLPGSREREWENGSNASSPASVPEYTGPRLYKEPSAKSNKFIIHNALSHCCLAGKVNEPQKNRILEEIEKSKANHFLILFRDSSCQFRALYTLSGETEELSRLTGYGPRTVTPAMVEGIYKYNSDRKRFTQIPAKTMSMSVDAFTIQGHLWQSKKPTTPKKGSSTPK; from the exons atgGTGGAGGCGGCGCCCCCCGGGCCCGGGCCGCTGCGGAGGACCTTCCTTGTGCCCGAGATCAAATCGCTGGACCAGTACGATTTCTCGCGGGCCAAGGCGGCGGCCAGCCTGGCGTGGGTGCTGCGGGCCGCGTTCGGGGGCGCAG AGCATGTGCCCTCGGAGCTGTGGGAGCCCTTCTACACCGACCAGTATGCACAGGAGCACGTGAAGCCCCCGGTGACGCGGCTGCTGCTCTCGGCTGAGCTCTACTGCCGGGCCTGGCGCCAGGCGCTGCCGCAGCTCGAGACgccccccagcccctctgcgCTACTGGCCCTGCTGGCGCGGAGGGGCATGGTGCCCGCGCTGCCCGAGCGCCCGGTGCAGGAGGCCGACCTGAGGCACCAGCCTATCCTCATG GGAGCCCACCTAGCTGTCATTGATGCCCTCATGGTTGCCTTCGCCTTTGAGTGGACAAAGACACTGCCTGGTCCCTTGGCCCTGGCCAGCTTGGAGCACAAGCTCCTTTTCTGGGTGGACACG aCCATCCGGCGGCTGCAGGAGAAGACAGAGCAGGAAGCTGCCCAGAGGGCATCTCCCGCGGCCCCTGCCGATGGCGTGGCCCCAGCGCAGGCTTCG CACGCAATTGCCTTCTGTTTGAAGGAGTCGGGGAGCAAACCCCCCATG ATCCGATATCGCAAGGACCGCGCCGTGGCCCGACGCGCCCCCTGCTTTCCGACCGTGACCAGCCTCCAGGACCTGGCAAGTGGGGCTGCGCTGGCCGCCACGATCCACTGCTACTGTCCCCAGCTCTTGCGACTCGAGG AGGTGTGCCTCAAGGACCCCATGTCTGTGGCGGACAGCCTGTACAACCTCCAGCTGGTGCAGGATTTCTGCGCCTCCCACCTTCCTCGGGGCTGCCCGCTCTCTCTCGAGGACCTGCTTTATGTCCCACCGCCCCTCAAG ATCAACCTGATGGTGCTGCTAGCGGAGTTGTTCATGTGCTTCGAGGTGCTGAAACCCGACTTCGTGCAGGTCAAGGATCTGCCTGATGGTCACG CTGCCTCCCACAGGGCCACGGAGGCCCCCCCACCTCAGAACAACAGCGGCAGCAG TTCTCCTGTCTTCAACTTCCGCCATCCACTCCTGTCATCTGGCGGCCCCCAGTCCCCACTCCGAGGATCCACAG GCTCGCTGAAGTCCTCCCCGTCCATGTCCCACGTGGAGGCCCTCGGCAAAGCCTGGAACCGTCAGCTCAG CCGTCCCCTTTCCCAGGCCGTGTCGTTCAGCACTCCCTTTGGCCTGGACAGCGACGTGGATGTTGTCATGGGAGACCCCGTCCTACTCCGCTCCGTCAGCTCAGACAGCCTGGGTCCCCCGCGCTCTGTGCCAGCCCGGACCCCCACCCAACCAGCCCCGGAGACTGGCGACCTGCCTACCATCGAGGAGGCCCTGCAGATCATCCACAGTGCCGAGCCCCGGCTGCTCCCAGATGGGGCTGCCGACGGCAGCTTCTACCTCCACTCTCCCGAGGGGTCCTCCAAACTGCCACTGGCTTCCCCCTACCCACCCGACGGGCCCACCAAAGCACCCACCTACTCGCCCCACCCCGAGGGCCTCTCGAAACCGTCTCCCTGCCCAGTGGGGGAGGTATCGAAACCGCCAGCCCTGTCTGAGGGCTCCCCGAAGGCGGCGGCTTCATCCCCAGTGGCCAGCAACTCTGAAGTGAAGATGACCAGCTTTGCTGAACGCAAGAAGCAGCTGGTGAAGGCCGAGGCTGAGGCAGGGTCCCCGGCAGCCACCCCAGTGGCACCAGAGGCCCTGAGCTCAGAGATGAGTGAGCTTGGAGCCCGGCTAGAGGAGAAACGCCGGGCCATAGAGGCTCAGAAGCGACGGATCGAGGCCATCTTTGCCAAGCACCGCCAGCGACTGGGCAAAAGCGCATTCCTGCAGGTGCAGCCGCGGGAGGCCGGCGGGGAAGCAGAGGTGGAGCCAGGCCTGGCCCCTGGTGGGGAGCGGCCGGCAGGCGAGGGCCAGGGTGAGCCGTCGCCACGGCCAAAGGCAGTGACCTTCTCGCCGGAACTGGGCCCGGAGCCCCCCGAAGGGCTGGGGGACTATAACCGGGCTGTCAGCAAGCTGAGTGCAGCGCTGAGCTCGCTGCAACGGGACATGCAGAGGCTCACGGACCAGCAGCAGCGGCTCCTGGCCCCGCAAGAGCCCTCTGGGCCTGCCCCGCCTCCCGCAGCATGGGTCATCCCTGGTCCCACGACGGGCCCCAAAGCCGCGtcccccagccccgcccggcGTGCTCCAGCTGCCCGGCGCAGCCCCGGGCCTGGGCCCAGCCCCACACCCCGGAGCCCGAAGCACGCGCGGCCGGCGGAGCTGCGGCTAGCACCCCTGACGAGGGTGCTCACGCCTCCCCACGATGTGGACAGCCTCCCCCACCTGCGCAAGTTCTCACCGAGCCAGGTGCCCATGCAGACACGCTCCTCTATCCTTCTGGCGGAGGGGCCGCCCCCCGAGGAGCCCGCGGCCCGGCCTGCCCTCGTCGAGATCCCGCTGAGCAGCCTGGAAGACCCCACGGCTGAGGATGACGGAGATGGGAGCCCCCCTGGTGCTGAGGATTCCTTAGAAGAAGAGGCATCTTCAGAGGGAGAGCCCCGGACCGGGCTGGGATTCTTCTATAAG GATGAAGACAAGCCCGAGGACGAGATGGCCCAGAAGAGGGCCAGCCTGCTGGAGCGTCAGCAGCGGCGGGTGGAGGACGCACGGCGGCGGAAACAGTGGCAGGAGGCCGAGAAGGAGCAGCGGAGGGAGGAGGCTGCGAG GCTGGCCCAGGAGGAAGCAGCCCCCGGGCCCCCGGCCCCCGCAGCTCCTGTGGCTCCTGCCTCAACCGCAGCCCCTGCCACCCGGGCCCCAGCTGAGGAGGAGGTGGGCCCCCGGCGGGGGGAGTTCACGCGGCTCGAGTATGAACGCCGGGCCCAGCTGAAGCTGATGGATGACCTCGACAAGGTGCTGCGGCCCCGGGCGATGGGGAGCggggggccgggccggggcggTCGGAGGGCCCCCCGGCCACGCTCCGGTTGCTGTGATGACTCGGCCCTGGCGCGAAGCACAGCCCGTGGCCTGCTGG GCTCTCGGCTCAGCAAAGTCTACTCCCAGTCCACCCTGTCTCTGTCCACTGTGGCCAACGAGGCGCCCAATAACCTCGGCGTGAAGAGGCCCACGTCTCG GGCTCCATCTCCATCCAGCCTCATGTCCCCAAGCCGCCTGCCTGGCAGCCGAGAACGTGAGTGGGAGAACGGCAGCAACGCCTCCTCCCCGGCCTCAGTGCCTGAGTACACGG GTCCGCGGCTGTACAAGGAGCCGAGCGCCAAGTCCAACAAGTTCATCATCCACAACGCCCTGTCGCACTGCTGCCTGGCGGGCAAGGTGAACGAGCCGCAGAAGAACCGCATTCTTGAG GAGATCGAGAAGAGCAAGGCCAACCACTTCCTGATCCTCTTCCGCGACTCAAGCTGCCAGTTCCGGGCCCTGTACACGCTGTCCGGGGAGACGGAGGAGCTGTCGCGGCTGACAGGCTACGGCCCCCGGACGGTCACGCCCGCCATGGTGGAGGGCATCTACAAGTACAACTCGGACCGAAAGCGCTTCACCCAGATCCCCGCCAAGACCATGTCCATGAGTGTGGATGCCTTCACCATCCAGGGGCACCTCTGGCAGAGCAAGAAGCCCACCACTCCCAAGAAGGGCAGCAGCACCCCCAAATAG